A region from the Lolium perenne isolate Kyuss_39 chromosome 4, Kyuss_2.0, whole genome shotgun sequence genome encodes:
- the LOC127349363 gene encoding uncharacterized protein translates to MDLKPIKELLLFPRPSNKYLAGVDGFLEFAYMGKSTDDKIRCPCVKCVNSLLLKRQEVYDHLVCHGISDGYTVWGCHGETAAYISSNKHGKTAQYISTKKRSRSQCESTKSNMRQLVEDVFREPPVTESETQNRSEPGPDPESQAYYDLVRDADEPLWPECELSRLSLFVILFHIKATNKWSNKSLNDLLPVLQKAIPNGKNLPSTFCEAKKIVGKLGLNYVRIHACEKNCQLYRKEKAGDDFCSKCGISRWKNVPDKTTLTKKERRKAIPRKVLRYFPIKPRLKRLFMHKDTATALRWHDEERIKDGALRHPADSKAWEAIDSKYKRIAADSRNIRFGMATDGFNPYGTMSTKHSCWPVVLVPYNLPPWLCMKPSSLLLTLIIPGPSYPGKNFHVFMEPVYEELAELFEVGTFTYDASQDEMFQLYAVVLWTVSDYPGLAIASGHSTSSESGCFPCSDETFSIRLKNGQKYCFMGHRRFLHPDHEFRYDAESFDGTEEHRVGPTAYSQVQVLEKIKSIKDFDDSKTWKFVSGLFSYLPYWDFNLLRHNLDIMHIEKNVCENIYGTLLGIEGKSKDNLKARLDLQDMEIREELHPKKKPNGKYFLPAASYTMSRKQAQQFCKVLHGLRVSNGYSGNISRCANVSQGRISGLKSHDCHILMQQLLPLALRGLLPDNVTSVLFDLCAYFREVSAKVLYVSELEKLEQRIKITLCRMEMIFPPGFFTVMVHLVIHLAAEAKIGGPVSYRSMWFLERYLGKVKSNVRNKAHPEGSIAEAYLADECMTFCSRYIVGFETKYNMSSRDEDNELVGHPGVKEGSTLFPDDGKPLGKPRNYVIRGLAKVQAHRYLLFNCSDVNPYLRVHADEITNRRTINPSTFEKIQNETFHEWFRSHIMKLEMENNISNIKNDIRWLARGPVDAAKSYRGFISRGMRFRPKRLDRMTQNSGVMVTAKTSTYARAGDANPVLDDVTYYGRIIDIIELNYSGQFPVVLFKCEWIDVFSENGIQKDKYGYTVVNFSHLIHSGDNIEHEPFIFPNQAEQVFYVDDETKPGWSVVMKPPKPRSLYDTGNEEYAEDTEPFHVSHLAKMFKNKRHDKHWVRTDIEGTEVDDNTNAPSNEEL, encoded by the exons ATGGATTTGAAACCTATAAAAGAGTTACTTCTTTTCCCTAGACCAAGTAACAAGTACCTGGCTGGCGTAGATGGTTTTCTTGAGTTTGCATATATGGGAAAAAGTACTGATGACAAGATCCGTTGCCCATGTGTTAAATGTGTCAATTCATTGTTACTGAAGCGTCAAGAGGTGTATGATCACTTAgtttgccatggcatttcagatgGATATACAGTTTGGGGCTGCCATGGTGAAACAGCAGCATACATCTCTAGTAATAAACATGGCAAAACTGCACAATACATCTCAACTAAGAAACGATCACGGTCACAGTGTGAAAGTACAAAATCTAATATGCGCCAGCTTGTCGAAGATGTTTTTAGAGAACCTCCAGTGACTGAATCCGAGACCCAAAATCGTTCTGAACCAGGACCAGATCCCGAATCCCAAGCTTACTATGACTTGGTGAGAGATGCAGATGAGCCTTTATGGCCAGAGTGTGAACTATCTAGGCTTTCCCTTTTTGTTATTCTCTTCCACATAAAAGCCACTAACAAGTGGAGCAACAAATCTTTAAACGATCTGCTGCCTGTTCTACAGAAAGCAATTCCTAATGGTAAGAATTTGCCTAGTACATTTTGTGAGGCTAAGAAGATTGTGGGAAAACTTGGGCTTAATTATGTGAGAATTCATGCTTGTGAAAAAAACTGTCAGCTTTATCGGAAAGAGAAGGCAGGTGATGACTTTTGTTCAAAGTGTGGAATTTCTAGGTGGAAGAACGTACCGGATAAAACTACTTTAACTAAGaaggaaagaaggaaggccatcccaAGAAAAGTGTTGCGTTACTTTCCAATTAAGCCAAGGCTGAAGAGGCTTTTTATGCACAAAGATACTGCAACAGCTTTAAGATGGCATGACGAGGAACGCATAAAGGATGGAGCACTGCGTCATCCAGCTGATTCAAAGGCCTGGGAAGCCATTGATTCTAAGTATAAACGAATTGCGGCCGATTCCCGGAACATTAGGTTTGGAATGGCAactgatgggttcaatccatatgggaCGATGAGTACTAAACATAGTTGTTGGCCTGTCGTCTTGGTGCCTTATAACCTCCCCCCATGGTTATGCATGAAACCCTCTTCTCTTTTGCTCACTCTGATTATTCCAGGTCCATCTTACCCTGGAAAGAACTTCCATGTCTTCATGGAGCCAGTTTACGAAGAACTAGCTGAGTTGTTTGAGGTTGGAACATTTACATATGATGCATCTCAAGATGAGATGTTCCAACTTTATGCCGTTGTGTTGTGGACTGTGAGCGACTATCCTGGGCTTGCAATCGCTTCAGGACATAGCACCAGCAGTGAGTCCGGTTGTTTCCCCTGTAGTGATGAAACCTTTTCTATACGCTTGAAAAATGGGCAAAAATATTGTTTCATGGGGCATCGCCGGTTTTTGCACCCAGATCATGAGTTCCGTTATGATGCTGAATCATTTGATGGAACTGAGGAACATAGAGTTGGGCCTACTGCTTATTCCCAAGTTcaagttttagaaaaaataaaatcaaTTAAGGACTTTGATGATTCGAAAACTTGGAAGTTTGTCAGTGGCCTATTCTCTTATTTGCCTTATTGGGATTTTAATTTGCTCCGCCATAATCTAGATATCATGCACATTGAGAAGAATGTATGTGAGAATATATATGGGACACTTCTAGGAATAGAGGGCAAGTCTAAGGATAATTTAAAAGCGCGGCTAGATCTACAGGACATGGAAATCAGGGAAGAGTTACATCCTAAAAAGAAACCTAATGGTAAGTATTTTTTGCCTGCGGCATCTTATACCATGTCCAGAAAACAGGCGCAGCAGTTTTGCAAAGTACTTCATGGTTTAAGAGTTTCAAATGGGTATTCGGGGAACATCTCAAGATGTGCAAACGTTTCTCAAGGGAGAATTTCAGGTCTTAAAAGTCATGATTGTCATATTCTAATGCAACAACTTCTGCCTCTTGCTTTGAGAGGTTTACTTCCAGATAATGTCACATCGGTCTTGTTTGATCTATGTGCATATTTTAGAGAAGTTAGTGCAAAGGTTCTGTATGTGAGTGAGCTTGAGAAGTTGGAGCAACGAATAAAGATAACATTATGTCGTATGGAGATGATATTCCCTCCTGGATTTTTTACTGTTATGGTGCATTTGGTAATTCATCTAGCTGCCGAGGCAAAAATAGGTGGCCCTGTCTCCTACAGGTCGATGTGGTTTCTCGAAAG ATACCTTGGTAAGGTGAAGTCAAATGTCCGTAATAAAGCTCATCCTGAAGGATCTATCGCTGAAGCATATTTGGCAGATGAGTGTATGACATTCTGTTCAAGATATATTGTTGGTTTTGAGACCAAATATAACATGTCTTCGcgagatgaagataatgagttggTTGGGCATCCTGGCGTTAAAGAAGGATCAACTTTATTTCCTGATGATGGGAAACCACTCGGGAAGCCTCGCAATTACGTTATAAGGGGCTTGGCTAAAGTACAGGCACATAGATACCTGTTGTTTAATTGCTCAGATGTGAATCCATACCTTAG AGTTCATGCTGATGAGATCACCAATAGGCGCACTATCAACCCAAGTACTTTCGAGAAAATTCAAAACGAGACGTTCCACGAATGGTTCAGATCTCAT ATAATGAAACTGGAGATGGAAAACAATATTTCCAATATTAAAAATGATATTAGATGGCTCGCTCGGGGCCCAGTTGATGCAGCAAAAAGCTATCGCGGTTTCATCTCTCGAGGCATGCGTTTTAGGCCTAAACGCTTGGATAGAATGACACAAAATAGTGGAGTAATGGTAACTGCAAAAACATCTACTTATGCCAGAGCAGGTGATGCAAATCCAGTTCTAGATGATGTGACGTACTACGGGAGAATAATTGATATTATCGAGCTAAACtactccggacagtttccagttgTGTTGTTTAAATGTGAGTGGATTGATGTTTTTTCTGAAAATGGAATTCAAAAGGATAAGTACGGCTACACAGTTGTGAACTTCTCACATCTGATACACAGCGGAGACAATATCGAGCATGAGCCCTTTATTTTCCCTAACCAAGCTGAGCAAGTGTTTTATGTGGATGATGAAACGAAGCCTGGTTGGTCTGTTGTAATGAAGCCACCAAAACCTAGAAGTCTCTATGATACTGGCAATGAGGAATATGCAGAGGACACAGAGCCCTTCCATGTCTCGCACCTTGCGAAGATGTTCAAAAATAAAAGGCATGACAAACATTGGGTAAGGACTGACATTGAAGGAACAGAAGTGGATGATAACACCAATGCTCCGAGCAATGAAGAATTGTAA